A stretch of DNA from Candidatus Zixiibacteriota bacterium:
CGGCCGTTTACCGGTATTGATAAATCAATTGAATTTCCTGCCGTCGCCGGAATTCCGCTGAGAAAACGTTTCGCCGATCGACGGGCCGATTCCGGGAAGCTGGGGTTGTTTCATGGCTGTGCCGACAATCTGCTGAAGTCGGAATTCGGCGAGGCTCTTTTCAGGGTTTTCGACCGATTGGGAATCGATCTGGCAATACCGGAGCAGAAGTGCTGCGGTTTGCCGCAGGAGGTGTATGGCCACCGTGACAGCCTGATAAAAAAAGCCCGGTTCAATATCGACCGTCTGAACCGGTTCGACCGCATTATCACCGGCTGTGCCTCATGCCTTCAGAGATTGAAGGAGTACGGAAAATTATTCAATGATAATGATCCCGACCGGGAAGCGGCATTGCATCTGGCGGCGAGATGTTTCGATATCAGCCAGTACCTGAACAGCCGGGGAATAGATTTTTCCATATTTAATTCGGGGCCGGATATTCGGGTCACATATCATAATCCATGTCATCTTCGGGCGGCCGGCCTGCATCGGGAGCCGGAAAGGCTAATAGGCAAATTGGCCGGCGTGGAGATCGTCCATCCTCTTTACGGCGACCGATGCTGCACGCAGTCGGGATCGTATGGTTATGTTCATTACAGGGAATCGAAAAAAATGTTCCGGAAGAAAAAAGACGATTATGAGCGGTTGCAGGCTGATTATATCATGACCTCCTGTCCCTCCTGCCAGATGAAAATCAGGGCGGAACTTGACGGGAACTCCCGAGTCGTTCACCCTGTTCAGATACTGGCGGACAGATTGCGGAATTAAATGACAGGATGATGAAAAAGCCGATGACCGATAAGCAGAACGATGATAAATCCCGGGGACTGCTGATTGTCTATACCGGGGATGGAAAGGGCAAAACTACGGCGGCTCTGGGAATGACGGTCAGGGCAGTGGGCTATGACTGGAAAGTATGTATCATCCAGTTTGTCAAGGGAAGCTGGAAGTACGGCGAGCTGGAGGGAATCAAACGATTGATCCCCAACGTAGAACTGCATGTGATGGGCGAAGGTTTTGTCGGTATTATCGATGACAAGAAACCGATCGAGGAACATCGCAAGGCCGCCCGGGCCGCCTTTGAACTGGCCCTGGAGAAAATTAGATCGAACCAATATCAATTAATCATAATAGATGAATTAAATGTGGCTATTACGCTGGGACTTATTTCACTCGATGAACTTAAGGAACTGGTGGGAGCCCGTCCCGAGAAACTTCATCTGGTTATTACCGGCCGCGGGGCGACCGAATGGTTGGTCGATCAGGCCGATCTGGTCACGGAAATGAAAGAAATCAAGCATCCCTTTAAAAAGGGAATACTGGCTCAACGGGGAGTCGACTGGTGAGAATTGCGATCACCGGGGCCACAGGCTTCGTGGGGCGGCATCTTGTGGCAGCTTTGCGTCAAACCGGACATGAGTTAAGGTTGCTGGTGCATCGGAGAGAAGGAACATCAGAAGAGGATAAAAAAATCGAATACTGCCGGGCTGATGTGCATGATCTCGATTCCTTGATGGCGGCTTTTGAAAAAGTTGATATCATTTATCATCTGGTCGGAATTATCGCGGAAACCAGGCAATTGACTTTCGAAAGGACGGTAGCGGGCGGAACGAGCAATGTGGCCGCGGCGGCCCGGGTCAACGGTACCAAAAAAATTATTTATCTTTCAGCGGCGGGGACATCATCAACGACTATTTCCAAATATTATCAGAGTAAATGGGCGGCAGAGGAATCGATACGGAATTCGGATCTTGAATACACCATCTTCCGTCCATCGGTTATTTTCGGTGAGGGTGACGGTTTTATCAATACCCTGATAAAATCAATCCGCAAATCTCCGCTTGTACCCGTTATAGGGGATGGTTATTACAGGATCCAACCGGTATATATTGACGATTTGACCACGATAATGGTTGCCGCCGGAAAAATATCGAAATTTTCCGGAGAAACTATCGAAATCGGCGGCCCGGAGATTTTGGAATATCGGGAAATATTATCAATCCTTAAAAAGTTATTGAATACGAAGAAGCGTAATATATATTTGCCCATGAGATTGATGAAATTGATGGCGGCGGTTTTGGAAAAGGTATTAAAACCGGCTCCGATTACGATTGATCAGCTGCGAATGCTTGAAATGGGAAATATCTGCGATAACCGTCGGCTGTATGAACTATTTGGTAATCAATTGACAGGATTCGAAGAGGGTTTAAAAAAATATATGGGGAATTGACATGGCCGAAAAAAATTATGAAATAATTATTGTTGGGGGTGGGCCGGGCGGTCTGACGGCCGGATTGTATGGTGCCAGGGCCAACCGGAAGACAATCCTGATCGAAAAATATATGCCGGGCGGGCAGATTGCCAACACTCATGAGGTGGAGGATTACCCCGGTTTTGAATCGATCTCCGGTCCCGATCTCTCAATGAAAATGACCGAACATGCCAAAAAATTCGGACTGGAAATAATCTCGGATGAGGTGACGGAAATTTCGACCGAAGGAAATGATCGACTGGTGGCGACAGCATCCGGCAGTATTTACCGGGGGAAAACGGTGATTATCTCGACCGGGGGATCCCCCAATAAACTCAATATCCCCGGGGAAAAGGAATTCAGCGGTCGGGGGGTATCCTATTGCGCTATCTGCGACGGAGCCTTTTTTAAGGATGAGATTATTGCGGTGGTCGGTGGCGGCGACGCGGCCGTCGAGGAGGGGATGTTTTTAACCAAGTTCGGACGAAAGGTCATTATCATCCATCGTCGCGATCAACTCAGGGCGGCCAGGATTATCCGGGATCGGGCCTTTAAGAATCCCAAGATGGATTTTATCTGGAATTCGGTTGTGGAAAAAATTAATGGCGATGATAAGGTGCGCTCGCTGACATTAAAAAATGTTGAAACCGGAGAAATCTCCGAGCTTGAAGTCGGGGCCATTTTCGTCTTCATCGGTTTCGTTCCCAATTCCAATCTGACCCGCGAGCCGCTTAAAAAGGATGCCGGCGGTTATATCATGACCAATGAAAGAATGGAGACTTCTATTAAAGGGGTATTTGCCTGCGGTGATGTTCGTTCGCAGTTGGTCCGCCAGATTACCAATGCCGTTGGAGACGGTACCACTGCGGCAGTGGCGGCCGAGAAATATCTTGAGGAACTGGGGGATTAGAGCCAGACAATCAGGCATTGAATGTGAAATCGAAAAGACCGCTATTTAGCGGTCTTTTTTGGTGGGGCGTAGTATTTATATCATAATGCATACAATATGTAATCGCCTGCATATTATGAGTTTTTTTAATTTATCTTTTCCTGTTGATCTCGGTCTTTGTCAATTAATTCTTTGCAGGGCAACGCATTAAAATAATTTCAGTAATAATGTTGCAGGCCCGATTTTTTTCTGTTACGGCATACCAGTTGCTAAATTAGCCTTCAGAATTGAACATAATTCGTTAATGAGTTGTTAGAGAATTAGGGAGTGGTGTGTGCTGGTCCAACCAGCCACCTGACGTTAGAGTCGGGCATCCCCCCTCCACCACTCCCTAAAATTTTTAGATCCCATTACATCATCTAATCAAAACAGCCACATCTGCCGATAGGGTATATGTTGGAGTGAAAACAGGCGTTCATTTACAGGTCAAGTCTGAGGGTAGCAGTTTGCTGAATCGCATTTCCACCTTGATATTCATCCAGATAGTCTTCATCTTTTCGGCTTTGGCCTTAATTTTCTATTTTTCAAAAGATGAAGATTCGTATTCCCGGGCCCATATCAATCTCGGGCAGATTCTGGAGGCTTTGGCCAATCAGGCATATCTTCGCCTGGAGATCGAAACAGATTTATTGAATCCTGATTCATCATTGATATCCGAAATAAATAATCTGGTGGCTCAGGGCGAACTGCCGACCAGTGTCAGTCTTGTTTATATGGATACCCTGACCGGGCGGGCCCGGCTGATCAATTACGGAATCACCGAGCACAAGCAGATTTTTACTGATGATGTGAAAAATCCCCTTGGGGAAGTCCTGAAATTATTGCATGCCTCGGGTAAGCAATATATCGTATCCGTCACGGATGACGGGCGGTATCTGACCTATGTTTTCCGGCCTCAAAATGGAAGTGAAAATTATGCTTTGACCATGACGGTCCCCAATATCATGATACAGAAAAGTATTGGAAGTCATGGTTATATTCTATTATTGCTGTTTTTAATTTCGGCCCTGATTTCTCTTTTGATTATTAATCTTATCTTCCGGGAGATAAAAAAGCCAATCAACCTGCTTCTTGAGGGCATAGAAAAGGTTGCGGCCGGACAGGAATTCCGGGTGGTTGAAACGGGGGATAGAAAGATTCGTGGATTAATTTGCGCTTTTAACGAGATGTCTCAGAAACTCAATGATAAAAGGCGGGAACTGGATAAGGCCAATCGGGAATTGATTAAGACCAACAAATCTCTCATAGAGTCGGAATCGATTCTGACGACACTGGTGGATTATTCGCCCGATGCCATTATTGTCACCGATCTGGAGGATCAGGTAATTATTTATAACCAGGCGGCGGCCCGTGATTTCGGATACAATGCCAGCGATATGACAGGGAAGAAAATCACCAATCTTATTCAAATGGCCAGAGATGGTTCGGAGACCGGTTTTGATCGTGAGAATCAGGAAGTACAGGAAATTATCTGCCGTCGGAAGAACGGATTTAAATTTCCGGCCGTAATCGTTCATACGACTCTCGGCCCGGACGGCGGCAGGCCGATCGCGATGCTGTATTTTGTCAAAAACATTTCCGAAAGTCGAAATTACCAGGAAATGATTTTAAAGCTGGATCGAATTGCCTCGCGGGGGAAAATGGCCCGCGATATCGCGCATGAAATCAATAATTACCTGGCCATTCTGCAGGGCAATCTGGAGCTTGTCCCGATGATAATGGCCAAGAACGATATGGATAAAGTGTCGCAGAAATTGAAAATCATGCGTGAAACAGTGGAGAAGATATCCAATTTCACCGATGGTTTGACCCGTTTCAGCGATGAGCAGAGCGGTTTCGAAAAAAGCGATTTGAACCAGTTGGTGGAAAACCTGATCGCTTTTCTTAAACCCCAGAACAAGTTTGATAATACTATTATAACCACCAACCTGTCCGACAGTCTGCCGTTGGTGGAGATAGATATCGCCCAGATCCAGAGACTTCTGGCCAATCTTATCACCAATGCCGCCGAAGCCATGGAAAATATTGAAGACGACCGCTGGATAGTGGTTAGTACATCGATTGATGATTCCCGGGAAAACGCTATAATAAAGGTGGCCGATGGCGGGCCGGGAATCAAGGAAGATTATATTCCCGGCTTGTTCGTCAAACGGTTCAGTACCCGTCGGGAAGGAACCGGACTGGGTCTGATCGCCTGTAAGAGGATTGTGGAATTTCATCGCGGTGAGATATCCTTTCATACCAGTGATGATTCGCAGGCGGTTTTTGAGATAAGAATTCCGATCGGCCGGCTGGATGAAGAAAATACGGAGACCTCGAAATCAACCGCCTCCCAAACGGTTTCCTGATAAGAAATAAATCATTGACCCGCTTTCAAAAAAAATCCTAATTTGATCCCATGCCGGTTATGAATTCAAATACTCCGGCGGGTTCGATAAGAACAAAAATCGTCCTGCCGATAGTGGCGCTGTTTGCAATTCTGCTGTTTGGCCTCACCTATATGGGAATCGAAAAGAGCCGCCGGGACAATCTTCAACTTATCCGGCAACAGGGTTCGGCCCTGCTGGAAAGCCTGATTCTTTCGGCTGATAACGCCATCAAGGCCGGTTCTTTTTTTGATTTGCTGGTGCAGGAGAAATTTTCGGATCTGTCCGCGTTTCTCGAAGAGGATGGTAAACTCAAGGCCACCTCACCGGAATTGGCCGATTTTGCGGCTGATTACGGAATTGATGCCATCCTGGTTTTCGACAGCAGTATGAATTTAAAAGCCTCCGGCGCCCGGGGAGTCTTTGTCGAACTGACGGATATTTACGGGGTGGTGGTTCCCGAGATTGAGGCTCTTCTGGCCGACTCATCGAGCCGCAGTAGTTTTCAGATTCTCGGAGGGGATCTGCCTGGTGATATCTCGCTTTATTATCTGACCAAGTCCTCTGACCGGAAGTATATAATTGCCATGGTTTCCGATGCTCTTTTTTACTCACAGGCCAAGGAAAATGTCGGAATTGGCTATCTGATTCAGAAAATCGCCCGGGAAGTAGGTGTGGAGTACATTATTTTCCAATCGGAAGACGGCATTATTTTTTCATCGCGGAAATTGCAGCCAATTCTCAAAATCGAAAAAGACTCGTTTCTTAAAGAGGCCATCCAGGCCGATACAGTGCTCTCGCGTGAACAGGTATTCGATGATAAGAGAATTCTGGAACTGGTCAAAAGATTTTCCTCAGTGGAATATCCAGAAGGGTTATTCCGTTTGGCGATCTCATTGGAGAAATATTATGATATCGCCGCCGGTTACGACCGCCAGATGATTGTCCTCAGTCTGGTTTTGTTCGCGGTTCTGGTGTTGATAGTCATGTATTTGAGCGGCAAACAGAAACGGATTTATCTGGATCGATCTTTTCAACATATGAAATCGCTTTCCGAAAAAGTTTTCGACAGTATTAATGCGGGTATTATTGCAGTTCATCGCGACGGGACAATCGAGATGGCCAATCGTCAACTACTGAATATTTTTGATATTAAAGAGGATAACATTTCCGGCCGGGCCTGGAAAGATTTCATTTTCGGAAATATTCCCGATTTTCAGAAAGTCCTTTCGGGCCAGGCGGGGCCCGGGGAATTCGAGGTGATCTATACTTATTCCGGCGGTATCAAATATCTCCTGATCAACGCCGGGCGTTTATTTGATCATCGAAATGAACCGGCCGACGTGGTGGCGGTTGTATATGATTATTCAAAAATAAAGGAACTGGAGGAATCCTCTCAGCGACGGGAGCGATTGACGGAACTGGGGGATCTGGCGGCCGGGGTAGCTCATGAGATCAGAAATCCGCTTAACGCCATATCAATTGCGGCCCAGCGTCTGCTCGGAGAATTCGAACCAAAAGAAAATGCTGTCGAATTCCGCAATTTTGCTACCCAGATCAAAGCCGAGGCGGGACGCCTGAATGAGATTGTCACCCGCTTTCTGGCGCTGGCACGGGAGAGGAGACAGGCGGCCGGGAAGATTGATATCAGCCGGGTAGTTGAAGATGCGGCGCGCCTGGCGGCTCTGGCGAATCAGCGCGATGATATCATTATGGCAATAGAAATCGAACCGGGGGTTACAGGCTCTATTGCGGAAGATCGGTTAAAGCAGATGTTGATCAATTTAATCAACAATGCTGTGCAGGCTTGCGAAAAAAAAGGCGGTAAGGTCGTGATTGCATTGAAAAATAAGGGTGGCCGGGCTGTTCTTTCGGTTCGGGATACCGGTCCCGGCATCCCCGATAATATGAGGAAAAAAATCTTTGCTCCATATTTCACCACCCGCAGGAATGGAACCGGTCTGGGTTTGTCGATTGTCCATCAGATTGTCGAAGAGGCCGGAGCGACGATTGAAATTTTAAATCCGGACGGGGGAGGGGTGGAATTCCGGGTGACCTTTCGCGAGTAAAATCGAATCCAAAAAAAAACGGCGGTTTGAGCCGCCGTATTTTTTATCAAAGCAAATCTCGTTTATTTGACATTTTCCTTGACCCATTCGGTACTGACTGATTTCGGACGGGTGATGGGGGTACCCATGGCCCGGTTGATAATCAACTGGGAAAGCATACCCATGGCACGGGAAACCGAGAAGAGGACCGTATAGTACGGGAACTCGGTCAAACCGAAATGGTACAGGAGGGAACCGGATCCGGCATCAACATTCGGCCACGGATTCTTGGCCTTGCCGTGTTTCTTGAGAACTTCTGGAACGACATCGTACACCCGGGCGACCGTCTGAAAGACCGGGCTGTCGGGTAAATATTCCTTGCCGAAGGCGAGGAAGGCGCTGAATCTGGGATCGGTAACGCGCAGAACGGCATGACCGTAGCCGGGTATAACTTTTCCGCTATTGAGAGTTTCCCAGGCGTATTTCTCGATCTGTTCCTCGGTCGGAGCGCCTTTGAATTTCTTCATGGTGTCAAGAACCCAATTGAGACATTCCTGATTGGCCAGACCGTGGAGGGGGCCTGCCAGACCATTGAGACCTGCGGAAACGGCATAGTAGGAATCAGATAGGGCCGAACCGACGGTATGGCAGGTATTGGCGCTGACGTTGCCGCCTTCATGATCGCAATGAAGGGTCAGATAAAGACGGATCAGTTTGGTGAAGACGCCGGTTTTATCCTTGATGCCGAGCATTCGGGCGTAATTGGCGCCCCAGTCGAGGTCCTTCTTGTAGGCAATCCGGTTACCTTTTTTGAAACGCAGACGGTAAACACCGGCGGCGATTCCGGGTAACTTGGCCAAAAGATTGAGAGCATCTTCCATGGTCGGTTTCCAGTATTCGTTCTTGGCCATACCCTTGTTATATTCCTTAACGAATTCAGATTCTTTCTGCATAACCAGAATACCGGTATTCAGCATGGCCATAGGATGAGAATCCTTAGGCATCGCTTCAAGGACACTCCAGACGTATTTGGGGACGGCCGAACGGGCCGCGAGTTCCTTCTGCAGGGCGGTCAGATCCGCCTTGGCCGGAAGTTCGCCGGTACAAAGCAGGTAAAAAATTTCCTCGGGTAATTTGTCGCGCAGGTCCATAATGGGGATACCACGGATAATCAATCCCTTATCGGGATAAACCACCGAGGTGTCGCAAATCATGGCTTTCACGCCGCGCATACCGCCGTAGGCCTGCGCCACGGTGACGTCGGAGATTTTCTTGTCGCCGACCTTTTGAGCCAGATCCTTAAGATCATCACGAAGAACCGGAATCATCTTCGCGAGCTTGTTCTGTAAAGTGGCCATATAATAGACTCCTTTGTTTATTTATTGAAGATAGAAATGAATGTTTGCCGCGCCATATATCTCATAAGCAAAAATAGGCTTCTATTTTAATCCATTCTTTTTTGTTTGTCAAGAGTATGTCCGGTGTATTTATCAAAATTGGGGAGTTTTTTACGAATAATGTACGGAATCTATCGGCATTGCTGTCGCTAAAGCGGCCGTATTCTATTTGAACATTTTGCCGGGATTATACAGACCGGCCGGATCGAATGCCTCTTTGATACTTTTCATATGGTCAATAGTGGCCCGGTCGAATTCCAGATGAAAAAAATCCTTTTTTGTCAGGCCGATTCCATGCTCGCCGGTCAGGGTGCCGCCGAGTTCCAGGGTTTTTTCGAAAAGGCTTAAAACCGCCCGATCAATCATCTCCATTACGTCAGGATCATCAGAAGAGGTCAAAAAGTTAACATGCAAATTACCGTCGCCGGCATGGCCATAGGCATTGGTTCGGATGGGATATTCCCGGCTCAGACCGGCGACGAAAGCCACCAGTTCCGAGAGACGTGAGGGCGGGACACAAACATCCTCGGCGATTTTATGCCGGGCCGATT
This window harbors:
- the cobO gene encoding cob(I)yrinic acid a,c-diamide adenosyltransferase, whose product is MTDKQNDDKSRGLLIVYTGDGKGKTTAALGMTVRAVGYDWKVCIIQFVKGSWKYGELEGIKRLIPNVELHVMGEGFVGIIDDKKPIEEHRKAARAAFELALEKIRSNQYQLIIIDELNVAITLGLISLDELKELVGARPEKLHLVITGRGATEWLVDQADLVTEMKEIKHPFKKGILAQRGVDW
- a CDS encoding complex I NDUFA9 subunit family protein; translated protein: MRIAITGATGFVGRHLVAALRQTGHELRLLVHRREGTSEEDKKIEYCRADVHDLDSLMAAFEKVDIIYHLVGIIAETRQLTFERTVAGGTSNVAAAARVNGTKKIIYLSAAGTSSTTISKYYQSKWAAEESIRNSDLEYTIFRPSVIFGEGDGFINTLIKSIRKSPLVPVIGDGYYRIQPVYIDDLTTIMVAAGKISKFSGETIEIGGPEILEYREILSILKKLLNTKKRNIYLPMRLMKLMAAVLEKVLKPAPITIDQLRMLEMGNICDNRRLYELFGNQLTGFEEGLKKYMGN
- the trxB gene encoding thioredoxin-disulfide reductase, translating into MAEKNYEIIIVGGGPGGLTAGLYGARANRKTILIEKYMPGGQIANTHEVEDYPGFESISGPDLSMKMTEHAKKFGLEIISDEVTEISTEGNDRLVATASGSIYRGKTVIISTGGSPNKLNIPGEKEFSGRGVSYCAICDGAFFKDEIIAVVGGGDAAVEEGMFLTKFGRKVIIIHRRDQLRAARIIRDRAFKNPKMDFIWNSVVEKINGDDKVRSLTLKNVETGEISELEVGAIFVFIGFVPNSNLTREPLKKDAGGYIMTNERMETSIKGVFACGDVRSQLVRQITNAVGDGTTAAVAAEKYLEELGD
- a CDS encoding PAS domain S-box protein, encoding MLNRISTLIFIQIVFIFSALALIFYFSKDEDSYSRAHINLGQILEALANQAYLRLEIETDLLNPDSSLISEINNLVAQGELPTSVSLVYMDTLTGRARLINYGITEHKQIFTDDVKNPLGEVLKLLHASGKQYIVSVTDDGRYLTYVFRPQNGSENYALTMTVPNIMIQKSIGSHGYILLLLFLISALISLLIINLIFREIKKPINLLLEGIEKVAAGQEFRVVETGDRKIRGLICAFNEMSQKLNDKRRELDKANRELIKTNKSLIESESILTTLVDYSPDAIIVTDLEDQVIIYNQAAARDFGYNASDMTGKKITNLIQMARDGSETGFDRENQEVQEIICRRKNGFKFPAVIVHTTLGPDGGRPIAMLYFVKNISESRNYQEMILKLDRIASRGKMARDIAHEINNYLAILQGNLELVPMIMAKNDMDKVSQKLKIMRETVEKISNFTDGLTRFSDEQSGFEKSDLNQLVENLIAFLKPQNKFDNTIITTNLSDSLPLVEIDIAQIQRLLANLITNAAEAMENIEDDRWIVVSTSIDDSRENAIIKVADGGPGIKEDYIPGLFVKRFSTRREGTGLGLIACKRIVEFHRGEISFHTSDDSQAVFEIRIPIGRLDEENTETSKSTASQTVS
- a CDS encoding PAS domain S-box protein, with product MNSNTPAGSIRTKIVLPIVALFAILLFGLTYMGIEKSRRDNLQLIRQQGSALLESLILSADNAIKAGSFFDLLVQEKFSDLSAFLEEDGKLKATSPELADFAADYGIDAILVFDSSMNLKASGARGVFVELTDIYGVVVPEIEALLADSSSRSSFQILGGDLPGDISLYYLTKSSDRKYIIAMVSDALFYSQAKENVGIGYLIQKIAREVGVEYIIFQSEDGIIFSSRKLQPILKIEKDSFLKEAIQADTVLSREQVFDDKRILELVKRFSSVEYPEGLFRLAISLEKYYDIAAGYDRQMIVLSLVLFAVLVLIVMYLSGKQKRIYLDRSFQHMKSLSEKVFDSINAGIIAVHRDGTIEMANRQLLNIFDIKEDNISGRAWKDFIFGNIPDFQKVLSGQAGPGEFEVIYTYSGGIKYLLINAGRLFDHRNEPADVVAVVYDYSKIKELEESSQRRERLTELGDLAAGVAHEIRNPLNAISIAAQRLLGEFEPKENAVEFRNFATQIKAEAGRLNEIVTRFLALARERRQAAGKIDISRVVEDAARLAALANQRDDIIMAIEIEPGVTGSIAEDRLKQMLINLINNAVQACEKKGGKVVIALKNKGGRAVLSVRDTGPGIPDNMRKKIFAPYFTTRRNGTGLGLSIVHQIVEEAGATIEILNPDGGGVEFRVTFRE
- a CDS encoding citrate (Si)-synthase yields the protein MATLQNKLAKMIPVLRDDLKDLAQKVGDKKISDVTVAQAYGGMRGVKAMICDTSVVYPDKGLIIRGIPIMDLRDKLPEEIFYLLCTGELPAKADLTALQKELAARSAVPKYVWSVLEAMPKDSHPMAMLNTGILVMQKESEFVKEYNKGMAKNEYWKPTMEDALNLLAKLPGIAAGVYRLRFKKGNRIAYKKDLDWGANYARMLGIKDKTGVFTKLIRLYLTLHCDHEGGNVSANTCHTVGSALSDSYYAVSAGLNGLAGPLHGLANQECLNWVLDTMKKFKGAPTEEQIEKYAWETLNSGKVIPGYGHAVLRVTDPRFSAFLAFGKEYLPDSPVFQTVARVYDVVPEVLKKHGKAKNPWPNVDAGSGSLLYHFGLTEFPYYTVLFSVSRAMGMLSQLIINRAMGTPITRPKSVSTEWVKENVK